From the Acinetobacter wanghuae genome, one window contains:
- the rnt gene encoding ribonuclease T encodes MEKSVTNEALPVIGQRFRGFLPVVVDVETAGFNSQTDALLEIAAIPIIYNEEGQFVPGEAHHAHINPFEGANLDRRSLEFIGIDPSNPMRIAMAEDEKTALKRIFKSVNEVRRQQNCTHAVLVGHNAHFDLGFVQAAIARTGTKNQNPFHSFSVFDTVTLSAVMFGQTVLAKSCIQAGIEFDGREAHSALYDTQKTAELFCFILNKLAPHLLDTLVTEQ; translated from the coding sequence ATGGAGAAAAGTGTGACAAATGAAGCTCTCCCAGTCATTGGTCAACGTTTCCGTGGATTCTTGCCAGTGGTTGTCGATGTAGAGACTGCCGGTTTTAATTCACAGACTGATGCATTATTAGAAATCGCAGCGATTCCGATTATTTATAATGAAGAAGGTCAATTTGTGCCGGGTGAAGCCCACCATGCACATATCAATCCTTTTGAAGGTGCGAATCTTGATCGTAGATCGTTAGAATTTATCGGAATTGATCCATCTAATCCCATGCGGATTGCGATGGCTGAAGACGAAAAAACAGCGTTAAAACGTATTTTTAAATCTGTTAATGAAGTCCGTCGTCAGCAAAATTGCACGCATGCCGTATTGGTCGGTCATAACGCGCATTTTGACTTAGGTTTTGTACAAGCAGCGATTGCACGTACGGGCACTAAAAATCAAAACCCATTTCATAGCTTCTCTGTATTCGATACAGTGACTTTGAGTGCGGTGATGTTTGGTCAGACCGTTTTGGCTAAATCATGTATTCAAGCCGGCATTGAGTTTGATGGTCGTGAAGCGCATTCAGCGTTATACGATACGCAAAAAACTGCGGAACTGTTTTGTTTTATTTTAAACAAACTTGCTCCGCATTTACTCGACACACTTGTGACGGAACAGTAA